In Fusarium verticillioides 7600 chromosome 4, whole genome shotgun sequence, the following proteins share a genomic window:
- a CDS encoding glutathione reductase yields the protein MQALAHSLRSSTLSSSLRTTPLRIASITRHLATSARNMAPITKETDYLVIGGGSGGLASARMASSKFGVKATIVENKRLGGTCVNVGCVPKKVTYNAAALAEAIHDAKAYGFSVEQTAPFDWSTFKTKRDAYIKRLNGIYERNLNNDKVDYLHGWARLVSKNQAEVTLDDNSKVLVNAKKILVAVGGKPTIPPEIPGAEYGTNSDGFFDISTQPKKVAIVGAGYIAVEFAGMFNALGTETHLFIRHDTFLRNFDPMIQETVTKEYERLGVKLHKRSQASKVEKDSNGKLTITYKDDEGNESVVSDVDNLIWAIGRTPETKGIGLEEAGVKLGEKGHILVDEYQNTAVDNIYALGDVTGEVELTPVAIAAGRRLAHRLFGGPEFANLKLDYSNVPSVVFSHPEVGSIGLTEPQAIEKYGKDNIKVYKTSFTAMYYAMMEPEQKGPTNYKLIVAGPEEKVIGLHIMGLGSGEMLQGFGVAVKMGATKADFDSCVAIHPTSAEELVTLK from the exons ATGCAAGCTCTAGCCCACTCCCTACGCTCATCAACCCTGTCTTCGTCCTTGAGAACGACCCCGCTGCGAATAGCTTCAATTACCCGCCATCTCGCTACATCTGCGCGCAATATGGCTCCCATCACCAAGGAGACCGACTACCTCGTCATTGGCGGCGGCAGTGGAGGTCTTGCCTCCGCGCGCATGGCCAGCAGCAAGTTTGGCGTCAAGGCTACTATTGTCGAAAACAAGCGACTAGGTGGAACTTGCGTGAACGTCGG CTGTGTACCAAAGAAGGTCACTTACAATGCTGCCGCTCTCGCCGAAGCCATCCACGACGCAAAGGCCTATGGCTTCTCCGTTGAGCAAACCGCTCCCTTCGACTGGTCCaccttcaagaccaagcgtGACGCCTACATCAAGCGCCTGAACGGCATCTACGAGCGAAACCTTAACAACGATAAGGTAGACTACCTACACGGATGGGCGCGCCTCGtctccaagaaccaggcTGAGGTCACACTCGACGACAACTCCAAGGTCctcgtcaacgccaagaagatcctAGTCGCTGTCGGCGGCAAGCCTACTATTCCCCCTGAGATCCCCGGCGCCGAATACGGAACCAACAGTGATGGCTTTTTCGATATCTCGacccagcccaagaaggttgCTATTGTCGGTGCTGGTTACATCGCCGTCGAGTTTGCTGGCATGTTCAACGCCCTTGGCACGGAGACTCACCTCTTCATCCGCCACGACACTTTCCTCCGAAACTTCGATCCCATGATTCAGGAGACCGTCACCAAGGAGTATGAGAGACTCGGTGTTAAGCTGCACAAGCGCTCGCAGGCCAGCAAGGTCGAAAAGGATTCCAATGGGAAGCTTACCATCACTTAtaaggatgatgagggcaaCGAGAGTGTTGTCAGCGACGTCGACAACCTGATCTGGGCTATTGGCCGCACTCCTGAGACTAAGGGTATCGGTCTGGAGGAGGCCGGAGTtaagcttggtgagaagggTCATATCCTCGTCGACGAGTACCAAAACACTGCAGTCGACAACATCTACGCTCTTGGTGACGTTACCGGAGAAGTCGAGCTGACCCCAGTTGCTATCGCAGCTGGTCGCCGGCTCGCACACCGTCTGTTCGGCGGTCCCGAGTTTGCTAACCTCAAACTCGACTACAGCAACGTCCCCTCAGTTGTCTTCTCCCACCCTGAAGTCGGCAGCATCGGTCTCACCGAGCCCCAAGCCATCGAGAAGTATGGCAAggacaacatcaaggtctACAAGACAAGCTTCACAGCCATGTACTATGCCATGATGGAGCCTGAGCAGAAGGGACCTACAAACTACAAGCTGATTGTTGCTGGACCTGAGGAGAAAGTGATCGGCCTTCACATTATGGGACTGGGTAGTGGTGAGATGCTGCAGGgctttggtgttgcagtCAAGATGGGTGCCACAAAGGCCGATTTTGATAGCTGTGTTGCTATTCATCCCACCAGcgctgaggagcttgttaCTTTGAAATAG